The Canis aureus isolate CA01 chromosome X, VMU_Caureus_v.1.0, whole genome shotgun sequence region atggtaCTTGTTCTTTAGAGACCTTTGGGAACCTCATTACTTTGCCTGCTATGTACCCCACATGAGAATGGTTGCTTTGCATAGGATAGTGGGCTATTCCACACATGCCCTCTCAGCAGTCTGTGAGGTAGGGATTATTAGCAAGTCTTCAAATAAGAATTTGGGGAGAACAATGTCCAGTGTGGATCAGAGttattagagaaaaatttaaaaagtaagtgaCCAAATTAATCTGCCTTATTTTCTGATTTCATGTTGTCATTCTCCTCAAGTACTCTAGATGGTAATCCCACAATCCATTGAATAATCTTACATTCTATATCTTGACATTCAAGGCTCTTCAGGATACAACCTGAGTCACATATTCTCAGCTTTCCCAACTATTTTTCCCCTGCTACAgccaaaagaaaccccaaatcAGTGTGACCCAAACATGCTTTATACTTCTCCACTTTGTGCTCTTGCTGTGTCATTATCCTAAAACAAGAAATTCCCTTATACCTGACAGTATAAAGGAATAGGAAtggcacccagtgctcatcccatcaagtgctggagaggatgtggagaaaagggagccctcttgcactgttggtgggaatgtgaactggtgcagccactctggaaaactgtgtggaggttcctcagagttaaaaatagatctgccctacgacccagcaattgcactggtggggatttaccctaaagatacagatgcagtgaaatggcaggatacctgcaccccaatgtttatagcagcaatgtccaccatagccaaactatggaaggagcctcagtgtccatcaacagatgaatggataaaaaggatgtggtcaaaaaaaaaaaaaaagaagatgtggtctatgtatacaatggaatattacccagccattagaaacgacaaatacccaccatttgcttctacgtggatggaactggagggtattatgctgagtgaaataagtcaatcggagaaggacaaacattacatgatctcattcatttggggaatataaaaaatagtgaaagggaataaaggggaaaggagagaaaatgagtgggaaatatcagtgagggtgacagaacatgagagactcctagctctgggaaacgaacaaggggtagtggaaagggaggtgcgtggggggatggggtgactgcgTGACgggctgaggggggcacttgatgggatgagcactgggtgttatactatatgttggcaaatcaaactccaatcaaataaatatacaaaagaaaaaaaggaataggaatGGCAATATAAAGGAAAGTGTATCTCATGAAGGAATTGTTTCTTGTTATGTTTCAGGAACACACAATAGAGTACAGGTGCTGAGAGCCATGAGAATCCAGCCCTATGACAGCAAAGCTTTCATGCCACCATTACTTCTAGAGAAAACCATTGCTTGGTTTGTAGTCTTATGTCTGGTTTCATCACTTATGGTACATACATGATTTCCTTCACTTTGAACACTTTTgatcccttcctccatcctttcTCATGCCTCCCCTTTTGCTATAAGTACCTCAATTTGTTTCCATGCactctttgaataaatattataGAACTTTCCCTCTACCAAACTGAATGTAGTTGGAAATATTCTCCTCCCAGTGAAGTAGATCTTTAacagcctttctctctctctctctctctctctctctttctctctctctctcacacacccaCACCAAAAAGCCCTTAAGTGGACTGCATTGAAAACTCCTCTCAAGAGCAAACACAGAAGAGAGGCATTCTGAGTGCAATCATAGAGAAAATGTCAAAGCTTACAGCCTGGGGCACCaaggtggcgcagtcagttaagcatttgactcttggtttcgggttCAGGGCTAtaagatcaagctctgtgtcaggtatgcttaagactctctcctttctttcttcctctgcccctctgcacgGTGCACTTgcatactgtctctctctctctctctctcaaataactaaatcttaaaaaaaaaaaaagcttacagcTTGGACATTAGGTCTTGGTGAAGTGGTTGACTGAGTAACAGATGTGTTGCCCTGTAGGTTAGTCCAAAATTCTCTCTGAAAGCTGACAGGATTGGGAGATTAAAAAGCAGTGTACCCACAGTTCTTTGCTCCTTTGACTTGGTGAGCATTTCATATTACCGATGAACACCACCAAGCTTTGGCCATACCACCATGATATACAAGGCACAGAATGGGTTGCTTCATTCACTCACATGCACTATCATCCCTTTTATATCCTTTGCATGGTATATTTGCTATCTTAGTAGTACCCAATCTCACACTACTTTGAACCAAACCCAAATCTTCCTTCTTGCACATCTCTGAATTTAGACTAgactaaaaatttagaaataaaaatttgtaaatgctgggcagcctgggtggctcagcggtttggcgcttgcctttggcccagggtgtgatcctgaagaccagggattgagtcccacatcgggctccctgcatggagcctgctcctccctctgcctgtgtttctgcctctctctctctctctctctctctctctctctctgtgtgtgtctctcatgaataaataaataaataatcttttaaaaaaatttgtaaatgctatatggataaaattttataaatctgtttttgacctcatttgcagatgagaaaatagaaacagaagaagaTTAAATATATGGCTAAATTCATCTAGCAAGCCAAGAAAGAGATTGGCCCTGGAACCATGTCTGTGGTATCCCAACTATTCTTACTAGATTCCTTGACTAGCCTATATAATTCAGGAGAGACTTGTTCCCCACATCTCACCTTCCAGAGTTTTTCAGAATACATTATAGGAATCTTCCCCTGGTGAAACCTGCTAACAGAAAAGTGGGCTCCAGGTGCATTTACAGGCAGCCAGGGTGGACAGTACAGGCCTTTTCGCATGGCAGGAGCTGAAGGTATCAGAAAGCAGGCAGGGCAGCCATGCAGGCAAGGGGGAGGGCAGTCAGCCCCTGGCAGCTGCTGCCATGACAGGAGTCTCCAGGGGCATGGCCTTTCTCTGGGGAATCTGAGGAAGCCAAGGGTGGGTTTCTGGGATTCCTGTTCTCTGGTGAGGCTGCACTTCTGTGGCAGAAACACAGCCTCCCTCCCTCAGAGCCTCTCTACAGCACAGATTCCATGGAGGTCTGGTTTCACTTTGCAGGGCCTGTCTGCATGGAGTTGAGGAGTAATGCCCTCTCCAGCTCAGAGGTTCCCCCTCGCCTCTGCATTCTTTCCTAATGACACCCACAGCAGTATTTTGGTCTCAAGACTAGCTGCTGTGGATTGCAGCAGGCCCCTTCTAGCCTGTAGCTCTCAGGCTCTCCCCTACTCTTGCCCCAGGGGAAATAACCAAGTGGGAAGTGCAATGACAAGAGccttctcttttctgcttctgGCCTCATCCTAACtggggcttctctctctctctctctctctctctctctctatctctatctctatctctatctctatctccgtcccttcccctcccccccttctctgCTTATGCTCAGAGAAACAAGGAAGGGGCTCTGAGGAAAGGTAGGGTAGCAACCCAAGATGCTGGGAAACACTCAGGGACTGGGAAAGCAGATCCAACTTGGGCCAGAGGGAGGCagtaccaggccctgggctgggcaggaCCCAGGCTGTCACTTGCTGGAGGGCTCTGGAGGCCTAGGAGACTTCTACCCCTCTTCAGGCCTCTGTTCATGTCCTTCTTCTCCTtaaaaggtggaggaaggagttATGGTACAACAATGCAGGATGTCCCTTCCAGCTCCAGGATGCTAGGAGTTCAATGCTGCCTACCATGGTGAGGAGGAGCAGTGGGGACTTCTTCAGATTGTGGGTGCACTGCTGCTTTTCCTGGAAG contains the following coding sequences:
- the LOC144307959 gene encoding uncharacterized protein LOC144307959; amino-acid sequence: MLPPGTHNRVQVLRAMRIQPYDSKAFMPPLLLEKTIAWWRKELWYNNAGCPFQLQDARSSMLPTMVRRSSGDFFRLWVHCCFSWKPDKVRAQNLSYAGLPSWAPTYTHSLTLGLQDSQKGPG